The Deltaproteobacteria bacterium nucleotide sequence CGGCCACCTTTCAAGCAAAAAATGACTCAGATGAGGCAGTTGGCCAATCTATATCCCCAGTATTTCCAGATCGTGGTCTTAGAAGATAAAGGGATCAAATCCATAGCCGACCTGAAGGGTAAGTCGATTTCTCCAGGTCCCAAAGGCCATACGGGGGAGTTTGCGGCCACTCAGGTTTTAGAAATCTATGGCCTTTCCTACAAGGATATGTCCAAAGTCCACCATGTAGGCTATAGCGATGCTGTGGCCCTGATGAAGGATGGCCATTGCGATGGGTGGCTTCTATGCACGACGGTACCACAGGCTTCGATTATGGACCTGGCGTCCACTCGAAAAATCCGCTTGATTAGTTTGCCGGATGACAAGATCAAAGCCATGCAGAAAATCAACGCCGGATACATTCGACGGGACATTCCCAAGGGAACTTACCAGGGTGTTGATTATGACGTTCACGGGTTTGGATTCTTCACTCACCTCATCATCA carries:
- a CDS encoding TAXI family TRAP transporter solute-binding subunit, which encodes RPPFKQKMTQMRQLANLYPQYFQIVVLEDKGIKSIADLKGKSISPGPKGHTGEFAATQVLEIYGLSYKDMSKVHHVGYSDAVALMKDGHCDGWLLCTTVPQASIMDLASTRKIRLISLPDDKIKAMQKINAGYIRRDIPKGTYQGVDYDVHGFGFFTHLIISAKLPDDLVYKITKTMVKNLPRYGDVVKDMKGVTAKDLAMDIGIPFHPGALKYYKEVGAL